A genomic segment from Lagenorhynchus albirostris chromosome X, mLagAlb1.1, whole genome shotgun sequence encodes:
- the ASMT gene encoding acetylserotonin O-methyltransferase, with protein sequence MSSRFIHIVPGSEFPSFLRLSHVPLFLHGILRIRPSVSGRLGGIHLLAILKNASREHTGVHAICSAPYFWFFGVYSQQWNCWILWSCYAEFCEELPCFPEHLQMHAPSLWRVRLVLKRIEAESGFCRCPEVLFAACERGAFDLLAEVPEALGSAAVAACLGVSSWGTELLLDACVSLKLLQVEVRREKAVYENTELASTYLARASPKSQQDVLLYAARTTYLGWGHLAAAVRDRRNQYLKAFGVPSEELFTAIYRWFRGCGQGVHVSVPGVSGHRV encoded by the exons atgtcctcaaggttcatccacattgtaccTGGATCAGAATTCCCGTCTTTTCTAAGACTGAGTCATGTTCCATTGTTTTTACACGGTATTTTGCGTATCCGTCCATCCGTCAGTGGACGCCTGGGTGGCATCCACCTTTTGGCCATTTTGAAGAATGCTTCACGTGAACACACGGGTGTCCACGCCATCTGTTCGGCTCCCTACTTTTGGTTCTTTGGGGTCTACagccagcagtggaattgctggatcctgtGGTCATGCTACGCTGAATTTTGTGAGGAACTGCCCTGTTTCCCTGAGCACTTGCAGATGCACGCTCCCTCCCTGTGGCGTGTGCGTCTGGTTCTTAAGAGAATTGAAGCTGAGTCTGGTTTCTGCCGTTGCCCCGAGGTTCTCTTCGCCGCCTGTGAGCGGGGAGCCTTTGACCTTCTGGCCGAGGTCCCGGAGGCCCTGGGCTCGGCTGCAGTGGCTGCATGTCTGGGCGTCAGCTCCTGGGGGACAGAGCTACTGCTGGATGCCTGTGTGTCCCTGAAGCTGCTTCAAGTGGAAGTGAGGAGAGAAAAAG CTGTGTATGAAAACACAGAGCTCGCCAGCACCTACCTGGCCAGAGCCAGCCCCAAGTCCCAGCAGGACGTGCTGCTGTACGCGGCCAGGACCACCTACCTGGGCTGGGGCCACCTGGCCGCGGCTGTCAG AGACAGGAGGAACCAGTATCTGAAGGCCTTTGGGGTTCCCTCCGAGGAACTCTTCACTGCCATCTACAG GTGGTTCCGGGGCTGTGGCCAAGGCGTGCATGTCTCTGTACCCGGGGTCTCAGGTCACCGTGTTTGA